AACTAGACTAGGCCCTGACCCTTGCTCTACGGGGTGAAGACCAGAAGCGGCCGTCTTTGTCCTGcgactgcgactgcgactgcggaagctggaacattgaagaagcGCAGACTACGGACAACGGAGGAGAATTGGCCTGTCGCCAAGTCCCAGTCGCCCGTCGCCCGTCGCCAGTCACCATCAGCCCATTAGTTATTATAGTCACCCCACtatcctcgccatcatggctcctccatcctcatcctcatcctcgtcgtcgtcctctgCCTCTCCGTCTGcctcgccttcttcatcgtcctcgctcGCGAGAATAAACAACATTGCAAACCACATCtcgcccgccatggcctcTGCAACTAGCTTCCCCGCCGACACCGTGCCACAGGCCCCCGAGGATCCCCTCTTCGGCCTCGCACGCGCTTACAAGGCTGACCAGAGCTCCCTCAAGGTCGACTTGGTACGTGCCACGAGACAGGGACGGTGCAGTAGCACTGGCTTTCGAGCTTCAGATTGCTTTTCTACTTGGCTTGGCAACGCTCCTGCTGTGCAATGCTAACGCTGTGCGAATAGGGAATTGGCGCTTACCGCGACGACAATGCGAAGCCCTGGGTTCTCCCCGTGGTCAAAAAGGTACGTGATCAAGCTGCCTTTGTTTGCCCTTTGCCCGGTGCCTGGTGCCTGATGTGCCTGATGTGCCTGATGTGCCTGATGCTCCGTCAGCCATGGCCACTGGTCGTGACGAAGCCATCATGACGCCCATGCCAACACCAATGGCCGCCCCAGTCCGCTCCAGAGCTCCCCGCATGCGTCACCACCAGACCATGGCTCATGGCTAACACCCGCCGCTCTGCCAGGCTGATGAAATTCTCCGAAACAACCCCGAGTTGAACCACGAATATGCCCCGATTGCCGGCATTCCCGACTTCACctccaaggctgccgagttGATTCTCGGTGCCGACTCGCCCGCCCTCCAAGAGAAACGGGCCACTTCAATCCAGACCATCTCCGGCACCGGCGCCGTCCATCTTGGTgccctcttcctcgccaAGTTCTACAAGGGCAACAGGACCGTCTACTTGTCCAACCCGACCTGGGCTAACCACAAGCAAATCTTTGGAAACGTCGGCCTCCAGGTTGCCGACTACCCTTACTTCTCCAAGAAGACCAATGGCCTGGACTTTGAGGGCATGAAGGCTGCCATCCAGGCTGCTCCCGACCGCTCCGTTATCCTGTTGCACCCTTGCGCCCATAACCCGACCGGTGTCGACCCTACCCTCGACCAGTGGAAGGAGCTGGCTGTCATTATCGCTCAGAAGAAGCATTTCCCCTTCTTCGACTGTGCCTACCAGGGCTTCGCTTCTGGCAACCTCGCCcaggatgccgccgccatccgctACTTTGTTGAGCAAGGATTCGAGACCGTCGTATGCCAGAGTTTCGCCAAGAATTTTGGCCTCTATGGCGAGCGAGCTGGATGCTTCCACGTCGTGACCAGCCCCGGACCTgacgccagcaccaccatcTCCCGCATTGGCTCCCAGTTGGCCATTCTCCAGAGATCCGAAATCTCCAACCCTCCCCTGTACGGCGCCCGTATTGCTGCGACCGTCCTCAACGACCCCAAGCTCTTTGCTGAGTGGGAGGACAACTTGAAGACCATGTCCggccgcatcatcaccatgcgCAACGAGCTGCGCTCAAGACTCGAGAAACTCGGCACCCCTGGAACGTGGAACCACATCACCGACCAGATTGGCATGTTCAGCTTCACTGGTCTGTCAGAGGCCCAGGTTCTCAAACTCCGCGAGGACTACCACATCTACATGACTAAGAACGGTCGTATCTCCATGGCCGGCTTGAATTCGAAAAACATTGACCACGTGGCTAGTGCAATTGACAAGGTTGTGAGAGAGGGACAGTAAAAAAAAGTACGAGACGAAATCACATGGATgaaggaaaaggaggaaGCCATGATTTTTGTGTTTACATGTAGCACGTTTCATTTGTACAAGGGGCCAAGAGCTGGAACACCCGGTCTGTGTACTAGAAATATAGAGGTTTGAATAACGCACTAGGTAGTAGTGATGAAGGTTTCGCGGCAAAGACAATAATGGTTTATGTGATGTGACGGAACGTGGTGTGACTCGATTTGAAGGAATAACCACTCAACTCACGTACCTTGCCTACCCTTGACAAGTCATGAAAACCTCACCCCACGCCACTTCACTCAACACATGAACAACTACTTTTAAACAAAACACCATCAGCCACAAATCACCATAGCCACCATGCCCGACGATGCCGCGCAAACTCCCCTGGAAAACGGAACCCCAGGGCTCGCCGCCAACCACGACGCCCAAGAAGCAAAGCCCTCGTCCTGAGCCCTCCACGTCCACGCGAGACGCTTCCACCCGTCCGCTTGTTTCGCGTCGTCGCTCCCCGGAACACGGTAGTACCTACCTCCCGCCACCCGAAACCCCTTCCCGTGCAAAAGAGCTAACCAGGAACAAAAGGTGCCAGCAGGATACGTAGTCCGTCTACATCGCCGCCTCCAGAGCCGCCAGCCCAGCAGTAAGTAAAAGAGAAATAAATATCCAGTTATACGCCCGCACCTCCGCGCCGCATCCGCTCACTCATCATCCCCCGGGGGGGAAAAGGTTCATGATTGCCGGGCCAGCAGGGGACGACAGGTACCGCATGGTGGAGGACGAGCTGCTCGCCACGGCGGGCCTGTTCACCGCGCACCTCCACCGCGCCGAGTACACGCGCCTCAAGAGGCTTGCGGCGGCGCAGAACGCGGCGGCGATCCGGGAGATGGAGCGGCCGGTGGTGCCTgggccggcgacggcgacggccacgAGGCGAAGGGGGCGTGCTGCgcggacggcggcgcggcgagGGCTGGTGCGCGGCGAGGGGACCCGGGGGGGAAGCAGCCTGCAGGGATTGATGGAGACGCCGCGCGGGGAGGGTGCGCGCTTGACGGGCGTCGGTTTGGGCGCGGCGTCGCGGCTGCGAGAGGCTGTCGTTTCTGCTCGTCTGCCGGAGGAGGTTGGGGGCAGCAGGGGGGATGGCGAGGCGCCGTCTTTTGCTGGGGCggtggatgatgacgatggcgatgatgatcCTTTTGGCGTCAGGCAGAGGCGGGTGAGGCGGGAGAAGTCGAGGGAGCAGATGGTCAGGAGGACGGGTGAGCGGGAGACGCGGTCGCCCAAGAGGCCGGAGCGGGATACGATACCTGGCTTCTTTTGAGATGGGGCGGCAGAGCTTACAGAGTCACGGTTATGAAGGCGGGTTGCGAGAAATACACGACTTGGGATACCTAGATATGGGGACATGGACGTCCAGCAGAAAACGCCAACgttgattttttttaattcatTATTTTCTCTTTTACCCCCCAGCCACTGCCATCAAGACTCCTGCATTGTGAgctcgtcaaagtcgtctAGCAACTCGTCCATATTGACGTGTGGAGTaccgtcatcctcgtcctcctctgTTTCCGCAACACtcatctcctcctctgctctcttcttctcgttcTTGTAaagagccatggcagcacgcagctcctcgtcctcttccaCATCCCGCAAGAACTGCTCATACTCGCGATCCATGCGATCTTGATCCGCCTTCTTGGGCAGGAGCTCGCCTTCGTCCTTGCCCATACGCCTGAGCTTCCAGTTGCGGCGGCGGTTCTTCCGGCGACGCGGGTAGTGCTTCTTGACTAGCACCACGTCAGGGATGGTGGACGAGTACGTGTTGGACTCTTCGATGGCCTCGTACTCGGGGTTATTGAACATGGTGCCTGTCAGGAGGTACCCCATGGCGGAGTCGCCGGGTTGAAGAAAGTTGCCCAGGTGTGTTCTCGTAAAGTACGTCTTGTCGTTGACGCCGAGGTCCGATGCTCTGGCGACGGTGGCTTCGGAGAGGACCCATTTTCCTCTCCGGGTGTTGGTGAGCTCAATGTCCATAATGATGAATTCCACTAATTCATGAGTATTGGCGAGCGATCTGAAGGGGGCGCGCCAGTATATCGGCGAGGCAATATCGGCGGTCTGGAGGGTCTGGGGGTCCATCAGATAGACCGAGGTTCCAATCTTGTGGCACAGGACGAGGGGCGAGATGTTGCCGGATTGCTTGGCGAGCTTGATGGGCATGGCAACCAAGTCGTCTCTGCAAATGGGCACAATCTCTGCTGAATAAGAAAACTTGTACGACTTTTTGGAGGTGTGGACATCCTGAGAAATGAGCTCCTGGGATGCCTTGACCGTGACGGGTACAACCGAGTTCAGAAAGTCGATAAACTTTTCAGCCTGGTTCTTTtgcgagaagaagaaatcaataccgtccttggcctctttGATATTGAGCGTATCTCTGTGGGCGTTGTGTTTCATAATGAGTTGTTCCAGAAACAAAAACGTTCTCTTGTGCAAGACCTTTTGTCGCACCTGCACACACGCCCTCCAGACGTTGGCCGTATATGACTTGGCGCACTCGGGGCACTGCTGAGTCGCCACCACGTAGACAACCTCAAAACTCTGCTGGAGCAAGACGCCATCCTGCACGGCATCCTGGATCGTCAGCTTGACCTTTATTCTTCGAGAGTGTGGCTCCGTCCAGACAAAGCTTGCGTCAACGATGCGGACTTTGTGGAGACCCCGTAGTTTCTTGAGACACAGGGCCAGCAGCTCGCGGGATTCGGGCATGGCAACAATCCAACTGGTCGGTGGGAGCAGCCATCGATCGCAGTCCCGGCAGAAGTTGAGCGTTGCTTCGCGCTGGATGCCTTGGGAGATGTCGACGGTGAGTTTGACGCAGTTGAAGCAGAGGGCGCCGGTGGCAGTCGTTCCGTCAATAGGGGCGCCGCAGTTGCAGCAGAGAATACTTGGCACAGTTGTCAAGTTAGTCATTCGTCTCGCGAGGCGATTTTCGCCCACAGAACCGACAAAAAAGGTCgggcgaaaaaaaagggaaaataaAGGCGGCGGAACTTACGTCGCGGCTGTCTGCTGTGTCGCCGGCCCAAGAGGGACGGGAGCGTCATCAAGATCCATCGACATCTTGAATGGCCAAGATTAGACGccggatgaagatgaggatttGGCCGAAGTGAGATTGACGCCGAGTTTAGGTAGACTGGGACCAGTAGACGACTTGGCTTGGTGGTGACTCGCGGGGGTCAAGAAAATTATTTGCCCCGCTGCTTGATAAGCGTCTGAAGAATCTTATCGACGGCGGGGGCGAGAAACCACCATTAGACGGCGGAGGGGAAGCCTGTGTGTGGGCCAATGGCGGCCAACCGAAATCGAGACTGGCATGACAAACTGACAGGACATTCACGCGGATCAAACCAAAGACTGAATTGAAAGTACCTTGTGAATTGAGGCAACTATCAAATACATGTCAGAACAGTGCTCGTACATTTCACCGTGCGTGATCCTTCATTTACGAAGCAAGTAATTTGCAAGTATCAAATATCAGATCCTGCCAGTCAATACAACGCTATGCGAATACATCCAAGATAAAACCCATGGCAACAAATCCCTTAGAAAATCTTGCTCAAGACTCTCGTGACGCTCTCTGGCTGATCCTGTGCCATCTTGTCATCCCTTTTCACCTGTTTTACCTGTTTAAACGACCGCTCACCCTGTTGTACAGGCTCTTCCTCCGCGTCGGCagccttcctcttcttcgccttggccTGCATACCATCCaacatcttggctctctcCACGTTCCTAACAAATTCCTTGTTCTCCTTGGTCGACTTGCTAATCTCAGCTCTCATGCGGCTTGTCCTCTCTGCGTTCTCGGTAGTGATTTGTTCCGTCAGATTATGCCACTTGAAACCTTTCAGATAGACCAagttccagatgtcgtcgCGGAAAAAAGATCCCTTCTTGCCGCCAACATTGTGTCCGTTTAATAATTCGCATGTAGCCTTtgcttccttcttcttaACGAACTCGACCCATCCCTCGGTGAATAGCACCctcttgttgccgccggcaCGCTTTCGTCTGGCGCGGACAGTGGGATCCTCGGGAGCAAGGAATATCCGATTTAGCCTCCCATATGGCGACAGGAGAGATCTCAGGGCAGAGGGCTTCATCCCTGGCGGTATGCGGGACATGTACACCACGCCAGATTTCTTAATGGCTTCTTCAGAAGCGACGAGGTTCTTTTTTGTCAAGGGCTTGGTGATGTCGGGAAGGCCCGTCTCTAGCTTGGGCAATTCTTTTCGAGATGTTGATTTGGACTCCTTGACCTGTTTTGAGGAATCGCCTTTCTGTCCATCCTGTTCGATTGAACCTTGGTCATCGCTGGCACTCCGGTCGACGTCGCTAccagcatcttcatcatcactgTCAACCCGGCGCCGTTTTGCACTGCGACGGCCTTTTGTTATTTCATCGTCGGAGTTGTAGTTGTCAATTTGATCATCGTCGCTTTCGGGGGCATCCAGAAACTCGTTTCTCTTTTCCGGGGCCATTCTGGCTGTGGTTGTGCTGGCAGGACGAACTTGTCGTTGCAAGCTGTTTGGGAATGTCAATCGACCAGAAAAAAAGTTGCCGTCGAAAGAGCGATAACGATAAGAGGCTGCGCAGAGTGTAGGTGGGGCGCTGCCGTTGGCTGGACATGGAATACTAACCTAGCGCCTGCACTGGCTTTGGGTGTCAACTGCTCACATCAATGTGCAGATGGTGAGCCCCGCTGTCGTCTTTCTTTCCAGAATCGCTATCATGGCAGTGGCTTGACCCCGCCATgggacaacattgaagaatCAACGGTCCGCGCCTTGAAGCCTTGAAGAGTGAATGTCTACCGCATGTGTGGCGTGGACGGGAAAGCTATGGCGCGCTTACACTTCATACGCTGTAGTTACCCCGTACATGATTATCTGCGCTGCTTGACAGCAGACATGATACCGCACCTCAAGTCTTTGCCGCGGCGGGGCATCTGGCTTCTCACTGATGGAGCCGAATTCGGTGCGCGCGTCCCTGCCGCCCCTACGGCCCCTACGGCCCCTACGCGGCTATCAGACGCTGCTCATGCAATCATCACGGCGGCTAGGTGCCCTGATTGAAGCTCCTCCATTTGATGCCTCCATGTGTCCTGGGGTGACGTGGGGCTCTTGAATTGTTAACTGGTGTGCAAGTGCAAGTGCAGGTGAGGTCATGGTTGAGCTTATTTGCCCACTTTATCTACGTCGACATCTCCTCACCCTGGAGAGCCATCCACGACCTCGAACCAACTACAACCTCTTGGGCGACGGCTCTCTGGAACAAGCAGAAAATTTGCTCCAACTCAGCTAGCCAACACAAACCGCCAAAATGTCCGTCGAAGtaatcaacaccatctcccCCAATACCAACGAGACTATCTTATCTCGAAATGGAGTCTCCGCCGCAGAACTTGACCTGATGCCCGAGGTCGCCACCGAGGCGTTTCAGAGCTTCCGCAAGACTACCCTCAAGGAACGACAAGAAATTGTCAAGAAATTCCTCAAGGAGCTCTCCAGCCACGAGGCTGAGCTTGCGGAGGAATTGACCGTCCAAATGGGTCGTCCCATTGCCTTCACTGGCAAGGAAATTACAACGGCCATCAAGCGCGCCGAATACCTGCTTAAAATTAGCGACGAGGCCCTCAAGGACACGGAAGGCGAACCAGAAAGGGGCTTCACGCGCTTCATTCGCAAGTTGCCTGTCGGGCCCGTGCTCATAATCTTTGCCTGGAATGTAGGTGCTTCACAGCTTGCCGCAGAATCTGCTGTCGTAGAATTTGGCAAACGCTAACGCTAATGGTGTCTCAGTATCCCTACCTTATTCTCATGAACTCCATCATCCCCGCAATCTTGGCTGGAAATACGGTAATTCTCAAGCCATCTCCCCAAACTCCCACCATCGTGGAGCACGTCGCTCAATTCTTTGCGGCTGCTGGGCTGCCAGAGGGGGTCCTTCAATACTTCCACTGCGGTTCGCCGAGTGCCATGGAATCACTGATCCGGGACCCCAGAATTGCCCATGTGTGCTTCACTGGCTCTGTGGCCGGCGGCCTGGCTGTTCAAAAGGCTGCCTCTGATCGTATTGTGAATGTTGGGCTGGAACTGGGTGGCAAGGACCCTGCCTACATCCGAGACGACGTAGATGTTGCCTGGGCTGCTGAGGAGATTGTCGATGGAGCTGTCTTTAACTCCGGCcagagctgctgctcgctTGAGAGAGTTTACGTTGACGAAAAAATTCACGATGCCTTCATCGAGAGCGTGCAAAAGGTGCTTCGAGGTTACAAGTTGGGCGATCCATTTGACAAGACAACTCACGTTGGTCCTGTCATTTCCAGGCGTTCCAAACAGGCAATTGAGTCACACATTAAGGACGCCTTAGACAAAGGCGCCAAGGATGCTACGCCAGACAACGAGAGCTTCAATAACCCGCCACCCAAAGGCAACTTTGTGAAACCTACGTTGCTGACTGGGGTGGACCACACAATGACGGTTATGACTGAGGAGACATTTGGCCCAGTAATTCCGGTGATGAAGGTCAAGAGCGATAGCGAGGCCATCAAGCTTATGAACGATAGCGAATTCGGCCTCACTGCTAGCATCTGGACCAAAGACACGGAAAAGGGATACGAGTTGGCAGAAGATGTGGAGGCGGGTACTGTGTTTGTGAACCGTTGTGATTACCCCAGTCCTGTGAGTAAATCCCTGGCACCAAAGCGCGGCGTTGGCAAAAGAGTGAATCTGCATCCGGATTCCCTTGTTTTAGTTGCTGACTGAAGACACTAGGATCTCGCTTGGACAGGGTTCAAGAACTCTGGCAAGGGCCAGACATTGGGACGATTCGGTTTTGAGCAATTTGTGAAATCCAAGAGCTTCCACATGAAGAAATATCCGCAATAAGCAGCTTCCACCGTGCCGGTGCGTCGGTGGATTGGCTGGTGCGACTTGAGGCTGACCTCCCTTGCTCTACTCGGCGGCCTTTGCGTGCAAAACATGGCGTCTGTCGGAGCGACTGAGCTGTTTTGGGCACCGAGGCCGGATGAAGCATTGGAAGACGGGCTTTTAGAGCATGGACTCACTCGGAAGAGAACCAGGCACCAGGTCGGGGAAGGAGGAAGAGTGAGAGATGGGGGCGTGTTAAATTGGGCTTCGATCAGGCGATTAGCGAGATCTCTCTCCCTTGAAGTAGCGACTGGTGGG
The DNA window shown above is from Metarhizium brunneum chromosome 1, complete sequence and carries:
- the NMD3 gene encoding 60S ribosomal export protein NMD3, yielding MSMDLDDAPVPLGPATQQTAATILCCNCGAPIDGTTATGALCFNCVKLTVDISQGIQREATLNFCRDCDRWLLPPTSWIVAMPESRELLALCLKKLRGLHKVRIVDASFVWTEPHSRRIKVKLTIQDAVQDGVLLQQSFEVVYVVATQQCPECAKSYTANVWRACVQVRQKVLHKRTFLFLEQLIMKHNAHRDTLNIKEAKDGIDFFFSQKNQAEKFIDFLNSVVPVTVKASQELISQDVHTSKKSYKFSYSAEIVPICRDDLVAMPIKLAKQSGNISPLVLCHKIGTSVYLMDPQTLQTADIASPIYWRAPFRSLANTHELVEFIIMDIELTNTRRGKWVLSEATVARASDLGVNDKTYFTRTHLGNFLQPGDSAMGYLLTGTMFNNPEYEAIEESNTYSSTIPDVVLVKKHYPRRRKNRRRNWKLRRMGKDEGELLPKKADQDRMDREYEQFLRDVEEDEELRAAMALYKNEKKRAEEEMSVAETEEDEDDGTPHVNMDELLDDFDELTMQES
- the ESF2 gene encoding Pre-rRNA-processing protein ESF2, coding for MAPEKRNEFLDAPESDDDQIDNYNSDDEITKGRRSAKRRRVDSDDEDAGSDVDRSASDDQGSIEQDGQKGDSSKQVKESKSTSRKELPKLETGLPDITKPLTKKNLVASEEAIKKSGVVYMSRIPPGMKPSALRSLLSPYGRLNRIFLAPEDPTVRARRKRAGGNKRVLFTEGWVEFVKKKEAKATCELLNGHNVGGKKGSFFRDDIWNLVYLKGFKWHNLTEQITTENAERTSRMRAEISKSTKENKEFVRNVERAKMLDGMQAKAKKRKAADAEEEPVQQGERSFKQVKQVKRDDKMAQDQPESVTRVLSKIF
- the AAT2 gene encoding Aspartate aminotransferase, cytoplasmic — its product is MAPPSSSSSSSSSSASPSASPSSSSSLARINNIANHISPAMASATSFPADTVPQAPEDPLFGLARAYKADQSSLKVDLGIGAYRDDNAKPWVLPVVKKADEILRNNPELNHEYAPIAGIPDFTSKAAELILGADSPALQEKRATSIQTISGTGAVHLGALFLAKFYKGNRTVYLSNPTWANHKQIFGNVGLQVADYPYFSKKTNGLDFEGMKAAIQAAPDRSVILLHPCAHNPTGVDPTLDQWKELAVIIAQKKHFPFFDCAYQGFASGNLAQDAAAIRYFVEQGFETVVCQSFAKNFGLYGERAGCFHVVTSPGPDASTTISRIGSQLAILQRSEISNPPLYGARIAATVLNDPKLFAEWEDNLKTMSGRIITMRNELRSRLEKLGTPGTWNHITDQIGMFSFTGLSEAQVLKLREDYHIYMTKNGRISMAGLNSKNIDHVASAIDKVVREGQ